The nucleotide window TGGTGTGCGGCGGCATCCTGATTCTGGACCCGCACGGTACCTCCGAAGCCCGCTTCAAAGTGCCTTACATCAACGGCCAGTTTCTGTTGCCGCTTATTATGGTCATCGGCATCGTGCTGCTGTTTGTGTACAACACGGCGGCTGTCGGGAAATGGGCCGTATCGTAACCGGCGCCGAAGGCATGGAAGGTTTCCGCCACTACATCCCGATGCTGGTGTTTTTCGGTTTCTGCATCTACCTGACCATTGCCTCGGTGCGCCGCCGCCTCTCGCTGCTGCCTACCCTGGGCTTGCTGACCAACCTATACCTGATGACTCAGTTGGGCATAAACAACTGGCTTTTATTTTTCGGCTGGCTGATTATCGGCCTAGCCTTGTACTTCAACTACGGCTACAAGCACAGCAAGCTGAACGCCGGGGCCACGGCCAACAACCGCCCTTCCCCGATTCGGTAAACCGACGTTAAAAACTGCGCGGGCTTTGTCCGGCGAAGCGTAAACCAAGAACTTTGGTGGACCAGCTTCCCGGGCAAAGCCCGCGCTGCGTTTCGTGCTTCTGCTTTTTTGCTATGGAAATCAATCCGGTTACGGCTCCGCTCAGCCTGCTTACCCGCCTCCAGGCCTCCCGGCAGGAGCTGCTGGATTTGGGCCTGCGCAACCCGCTGCTCAACTTCCGGCCTTCCCCGGCCCGCGGCGTGATGGTGACCGGAGAGCAGTCGGCGGCGGTGTACGAGGGACTGGTGCGCCGGGCGAAGACCATGTACTTTCTGGCCTCTCCGGAGGCCCGGCCCGTGGCCGCAAAGTCATTGTTGGGCGCAGAGCCAGGGCTTGAGAAAGAAATAACCGAAGCTGCTTTGGGTCCGGCGGAAGCGGAGGTAGCCGCTCCCAGCCTGCCGCCGGGCCCGGGGAAGCCGAGCGCCAAAGCCTGCTCACCGACAACAAGCTGCAGACCGCCGAGCCGCTAGCCAAGCTTGAAAACCGCCTGCTCAACACGTATTATACGGCCCGCACCAGCCTGGAAGAGCAGGGCGTCAACATCCTGTACCTGGCGCTGGGCCAGCTCACCTGGTACGAGGCCGACAGCAGCCCGGAGCCCCGGCGGGCGCCCTTGCTGCTGGTGCCGGTGCTGCTGGAGCGGGGCACGGCCGCCGAGCGGTTTAAGCTGCGCCACACCGGGGCCGAGGTAGAAGGCAACCTCAGTTTGCAGGCCAAGCTGCGGGCCAGCTTTGGCCTGATGCTGCCCCTGCCCGAAGCCGAGGAAGAGTTCCGCGTGGCCGATTACTTCGCCGCCGTGGCCGAAGCCGTGGCGGGCCTGCCGCGCTGGCAGGTGCAGCCCGATGCCATTGCCCTGGGCTTCTTTTCCTTCGGCAAATTCTTGCTTTACCGCGACCTGGACCCGGCCGCCTGGCCCACCGCCGCGGCCTTGCTGGAACACCCGGCCATTGCCGCCCTGCTGGGCCCCGACACCGGCTTTCAGGATGCCCTGCCTACGCTCACCGACGAGGCGTTTCTGGACAATGAAAGCACCGCCCACGAGCTGCACCAGGTGCTGGACGCCGATTCGTCGCAGTTGCTGGCGCTGCTGGCCGTGCAGGAAGGCCGCAACCTCGTGATTCAGGGGCCACCGGGCACGGGCAAGTCGCAGACCATTGCCAACCTGTTGGCCGAGGCCATTGGAGCCGGCAAGAAAGTATTATTCGTGGCCGAGAAAATGGCGGCCCTGGAAGTGGTGCAGCGCCGGCTGGAAAATCTGGGACTGGGCGCGGCCTGCCTGGAATTGCACAGCCACAAAGCCAACAAGAAAGCCCTGCACGACGAGCTCCGACAGACGCTCAGTCTGGGCCGCCCGGCTCCGGCCCTGGCTGATCAGGTGGCCCAGCTGCCCCGCTACCGTGCCGCCCTGAACGACTACGCCCTAGCCGTGAATGCGCCCATCGGCCGCAGCCGCCGCACGTTTCAGCAGGTGGTGGGCGAGTTGCTGCGTCTGAACGAGGAGCGGGGCCCGGTAGAGCTGCCCCGCCTGGCCTTCACGACGCTAGCCAGCTGGACCGATGCCGACGCGGCCCACGCCGAAGATCAAGCCCGGCGCCTGCAGGCTACGCTACAGAAAATCGGCCGTCCCAAAAGCCTGCTGTTCTGGGGCAGTGAGAGGCTGGTCTTGCTTCCCGCCGACCAACAAGCTCTGACGCATTCCTTGCAGGCTGCCCAGGCGGCCGTTGCCCATTTGCAAACTGCCGCCCACGCGCTGGCCGACCACCTGTGCCTGCCCGCGCCTCCAGACCGGGCCGCTGCCGAAGCCTTGCTGCCTGCCGCCCGCCACGCCCAGCTAGCCCCGCCCCTGGCCGGCGTAGCCGTGGCCGACTCTGCCTGGACCCAGCGCGCCAGCCAGCTTCAGGAGATGCTGCGGGCCGGGGCCAGCCATTCAGCTTTGCACCAGCAGCACGTCGCGACCTTGCTGCCCGAGGCCTGGAACCAGGAACTGCTGGCCGAGCGGGCTGCCTTACTTTCCGCCGGCGACAAATGGTGGAAATTCCTCAGTAATGACTACCGCCGCGCCAAAAAGCGCCTGCAAAGCTTCTGGCGTGGCCCATTGCCCGACGATGCCGCCGCGCTGCTGCCCGTAGTAGACGCTATTCACGAAGCCCGCCGCCTGGCCCAGTTAGTGCAGGAGGCAGGCGTGTGGGCCGCTGGCCTGTTTGGCCCGGCCTGGCAAGGTCTGCGCTCCGACTGGCCTCAGTTGCGGAAAGTAGCTGATTATCTGGGTCTGACTCACCAGCGCGTTAGCCAAAATCAGCTGCCTGCCGCCCTGCTGTCCTACTTGGTGCAAGAACCCAACCCCGCCGACATTACCGGCCCGCTGGCGGCCGTGGAAGCTTCCTTGGCCCAGCACCGCGCCACCTTGCAGGGCGTAATTACTGCTTTGCAACTTAATGAGGTTCGGCGCTTTAGCTCCGAGGGCCGGCTGGAGTTTCAGCCTTTTGCCATTCAGCACGCCCAGCTCACTGGCTGGATGGCCGACGTGCCCGCCCTGCGCCTCGCCGTTGAGTGGAACAATGTAGCCGCCGCAACGGCTGAGCAGCTTCCCGAGCTGGTGGTAATGGCCGAAACCTGGGAGCTGGCCGCGGACCATCTGGCGGCAGCCGTGCGCCAGACGTGGCTGGAGTTCTTGCAGAAGCAGGCCTACACGCAGCACCCGGCGTTGCGGCAGTTTGAGCGGGCCAGTCATGAGCAAACCGCCGCCCGTTTCCGGGAAGCCGACGAAGACTCGCTCTACCATAACCGGGTGCGGGCTATGCAGCAGCATTTCAGCCAATTGCCCAATGCTCAGGCCAGCGGGCAAATGCTGCTTTTGCGCAACGAGTTTGCTAAGAAAACCCGCCATTTACCCCTGCGCCAGCTCATGCAGCAGGCCGGCCGCGCCATTCAGGCCATCAAGCCGGTGTTTATGATGTCGCCGCTGTCGGTGGCCAGCTACCTGCCCCGGGCGCCGTCGAATTCGACCTGGTGGTGTTCGACGAAGCCTCGCAGGTGAAGCCTGTGGATGCCCTGGGAGCCATTGCCCGGGGCCGGCAGCTGGTGGTAGTCGGCGACTCGAAGCAGCTCCCGCCCACCTCTTTCTTCGACGCCCTGACCGGGGCAGGGGAGGAGGCCGATGAAGAGAACGTCACGGCTGATATTCAAAGCATTCTGGAGCTGTGCAAGGCCCGGCAAATGCCCGAGCGGATGCTGCGCTGGCACTACCGCAGTCAGCACCAGTCCCTGATAGCGCCATCCAACTACTTGTTCTACGACGACAAGCTGGTGATTTTTCCCAGCCCCGGCGGGCAGGAGCAACTGGGATTGATGTACCATCATTTGCCCGAAACTCACTACGAGCGGGGTACTACCCGCACCAATCCGCTGGAGGCGGCGGGCGTGGCCGAAGCCGTGCTGCGCCACACTCGTACCACCCCCCAGCTGACCCTGGGCGTGGTAGCCTTCAGCCAGGCCCAGCGCCAGGCCGTGGCCGATGCCCTGGAAAAGCTGCGCCGCCAGCACCCCGAAACCGAAGACTTTTTCAACCGCCACGCCCACGAGCCATTCTTTGTCAAGAACCTGGAAAACGTGCAGGGCGACGAGCGGGACGTGATTCTGATCAGCATTGGCTACGGCCGCACCCGGGAAGGCTACCTGAGCATGAGCTTTGGGCCCCTGAACGGCGAGGGCGGGGAAAGGCGGCTCAACGTGCTCATCACCCGGGCCCGGCAGCGCTGCGAAGTATTTACCAACCTCACGGCCGACGACCTGGACCTAACCCGCACCCAGGCCCGGGGTGTGGCGGCACTCAAGTCGTTTCTCCACTTTGCTCAGCACGGAATTCTCAACCAAAACCAGGAAACCGGCCGGGCTCCGGAGTCACCGTTCGAGGAGGCGGTGCACCGCGCCCTTACGGCCCGCGGCTACACCGTGCAGCCCCAGGTAGGCTCCCAGGGCTTCTATATTGATCTGGCCGTCGTGGACCCCGCCCAACCAGGCCGCTACGTGCTGGGCATTGAGTGCGACGGGGCCATGTACCACAGTGCCCGCTCGGCCCGCGACCGGGACCGGCTACGGCAGCAGGTGTTAGAAAACGTGGGCTGGAAGCTGCACCGCATCTGGAGCACCGATTGGTTTCGGGACCCGCTGCGCGAAACTGAGCGGACTGTACAGGCCATTGAGGCAGCCCGCCGCCTAGCGGTGCCGGATGAAGCTGAAGAAAGCGAAATGCTTGGCAGTGAAGCCGCCGAAGGTATTGCCCGGGAAGAAGTTCCCGGTGGCCCCGCGCCGCTGGCCGAGCCTTACCAGGTGGCTCAATTGCCCGCCGCGGCCCGGCAGCTGGAAGTACACCAGCACCCCATGGCTCGCCTGGCGGGTTGGGCGGCGCAGGTCGTAGCCATTGAAAGTCCGGTCCACCTTGATGAGGTGACGCGCCGCATTACCTTGGCTACCGGGGCCACCCAGGTCGGAGCCCGGATTCGCAAAAGTGTAGCGGCAGCCGTGCGGCTGGCCGTCAACCTGCGCCATATTCGGCAGGAGGGTGACTTTCTGTGGGCGCCAGCCATGACGGCGGCTACGGTGCCCGTGCGGAACCGGAGCGGCCTGCCCACCGTGTCGCGCAAGCCGGGCTTCGTGGCCCCGAGGAGCTGGCCCGGGCCGTTCAGACCATCGTGCAGCACAGCTTTGCCCTGGAACGGCCGGCCGTAGTGCTGCCTGTGGCGCGTTTACTGGGCTTTGCCCGCCCGAACGAGGAAATGCGGGAGCTGATTGAGGCGGCTGTGCAGCAGCTGGTGCAGGCCGGAATCATACGAGACGTTTATGGCGTGCTACACCCGGCCGGGTAGGGCCGGAACAGGCTTTGAAACTTCCTTCGGCAGTGAGCAAGACTGCAGGCTACCGCGGTTACGTAGGTAGAGCACATTCACTCTGCCCACAGCTGTATGCTTATTTCTCGTTGGTTTGTAGCCTTACTTTTCCTGCCCTTATCTGCCGCGGCGCAAACTGCCGACAGCCTCAGCACCGACCGGCTGGTATTCTACACCTTCGCCAACGACGCATTTTTCCGTACCGACTACTACTTCACCCAGGGTATGACGCTGAATCTGGTGCTGCCGGTATTCAGCAAGTCGCCGGTAAACAAAATCCTGCTGCCTGGTCCGGCGGGCAGCGTGCACCACTACGGGGTAAAGCTGCACTATGACGGCTTCACCCCGCTGCGCATTCAGGACGACACCATCCGGCGCGGTGACCGGCCGTATGCCTCTTACATCTACGCCACGCTCTACCACACCGCTACCAGCAGCTCCGCTAAGCGCCGCCTGACTTCGGGGCTAAACCTGGGCTTTATTGGTCCTGCTGCCGGTGCTAAAGCCTTCCAAACCAAGGTGCATGAGTTGCTCGACGCGCCCACGCCCCGGGGCTGGGACTACCAGATCCGCACCGATGTGGTACTGGGCTACGAAGCGCTGCTGGAGCAGCAGTTGCTTTCTGTGGGCCGGGTGGTGGAGGTAATCGGGCGGGGCAGGCCGCGCTGGGCACGCTCAATACCTTTGCCGGGGGCGGTCTGCTGGTGCGCATAGGCTACCTAACGCCCTACTTTCAGAACCTGGGTCTGGCATCCGGTCCAAACCGGTCGGGGTTGTCGCGGTGGCAGCTCTACGCCACTGGCTTGGCTGAGGGCCGCGTCGTGGGCTACAACGCTACCATGCAGGGCGGGCTCTTCAACCGCCGCAGTCCCTACACCCTGGCCTCTGCCGACCTGAAGCGGGTGGTAGCTCAAGGAACGGCCAGCGTGGTAGCTGCTTATGGCGACGTAAGCTTCCGGACCTCCGCCGTCTGGATTACGCCTGAGTTTCGCGGCAGCCGCCACCACGCCTGGGTGCAATTTGGGCTGGGCGTAGCATTTTGAATAGCCGGCTACGCAGCTTTCGGGCAAAAAAGAAAAGGCCCCATCGGGTGATGGGGCCTTTTTAGGATGGCTACTGGAAGTGCGGCAGCTCGCGCCAACGCTTCCCGCGGCAGGCTTAGTGCTGAATCACGAGCTGACGGTCTACGGTCTTCATTCCGTTGCCCACTACGCGCACGTGGTACAGCCCGTCGGGCAGGTCCCGCACACTCACCTTGTTGAGTGAGGCATCGGCGTGCAACTGTACTACTTTGCGCGCTTTGCCGCGGGCATCGTAGAAGGTGGCTTCGGCTTCCTGACCTTCGGAGGCAATAGTTACCTCATCCACTGCTGGGTTGGGGTAGATGCCCTGTTTGTCGTCGCCGGCTGCCCGGATGGGCTCGCAATAGCGGCAAGGCGTGCGTGGGAGGTTATCCACGTACAACATGGCCGACGAAGGATTACCGCAGGCATCATTGAAAGTTACCTCAACGGGGTCGTAGGTTTCGTAGTCGGGCGTCCGGACAGTGATGGAGCTTGAGCCCTGCCCGCCAGTGATGCTCCAGCCATAGGGCACCGTCCAGTTATAATTGCTGTTATTGCCTGAGACCGTATAACGCTGACTAGAGTTAAAGAATACCGTCTGGTTCCCGGTGACGGTGCTGTTTGCTGCCTGGCCCACCACTACCGTAATCGAGCGGTAGCCGCTGCTGCCGCAGGGGCCGTTGCTGCTGGTATGAATTTCGTACGCGCCTGGCGTTACGTTGGCAGGTACCGAGATGGTAACAGTCGTAGTCGAGCCTACATTGTAGGAAGACTGGTAGATGACGCCCTGGCCACCGTTAACGGTCCAGCCGAGGTTAGGCAACGACCAGTTGCTGGAAGTAGCGGCCGCACCGGGCGTAAAGCTGATATTAAACGTACCGCCGCCGCATACATAGTAGGTCGACTGGGTTGGCGTGGGCGGAGGCGAGCTAGGCGTGATGGTTACCACGTTGCTGGTGTACCAATACTGCCGGGGCGACGAGAAGGTGTTATAAATCCGGTGCGTCGATACCCGCCGGTAGTACGTGGTAGCATAGCAGTCCCAGGGCTGGAAATCTTTGCCCGTGGCGTTGCCGTCAATATTGTAGAAGTTCACATTGTCGTAGCTGTACTGCCACTGCGCCCATTCTTTCTCGGAGCCCTCGGCAAACTTGCCGGAGCCCACGGCTGCAGCATACGCCTGGAATTCGGCCGAATTCTCATCGGCCAGCACCCGGCCCTTGATACGGGCGGGCACGGCGCCGTAGGCTACGCACTGATTGTCACAGATAACATTGGAGCCGCAGGGCGTCCAGGACGGAGGGTTTGCCAAAGTGTTGGCAATCCAGGGAGCATACTCCGAAACCCGGGCATAGATACCCAGATACCGCGGGTCGGCGCAACCAAAGCCCCAGCTTACGACCCCAGCCAGGATTGGCGTGCCGCTGCTGTTCCGAACAATCAGTGGTCCGCCGCTGTCGCCCTGGCAGGCATCTACGCCGCCCTGAGGCAAACCGGCAGCCAGCATACCATTGGTGATGGTGAAGCCCGAAGGATTATACTGGCTGTTAGCCGTTGCATTAGAGGCGATTGGCAGATTTACGCTGTAGAGCTGGTCCGGCTGGCTACCGCCCGACGAGAGCCGGCCCCAGCCGGAAACAGTGGCGTTTACACCGGGGTTGGTAAGGCCTGCGGAAACAGTAGAAGACGTAGCGTAGCTGATAATCTGTGCGTTAGCACTCGTCGAAATAGGGCTGGAAAGCAGCAGTAGGGCCACATCATTGTCGTGGGTACCGGCATTGTAATTCGGGTGAACCAGAATTTGCTCAATGGTATACATCTGCCCCGAACCCTTCTGGTTGCGGAACGTCAGGCCCGCGTAGATTCGCAGATCATTGGGGCTTTTGTTTGCTACGCAGTGAGCTGCCGTCAGAATCCAGCGGCTGCCAATGATGGAGCCGCCGCAGCCATCCAGCCCGTTGATGGTCATTAGCACCTGCCACGGCACCTGGTCGATAGTAGTCGGCGCACCTCCCACAATGTCTGGCTTTTGGTCCTGTGCCCAGGCAACCGGCGCCAGCATCAGCCCAACAAGCATGAGAAATAAGAGACGAAGTGTTTTCATAGTAGGATTAGAAAATGGTGAAAATGAATTAAGAAAAGAAGAGAAAATGCAATTGAAATAATTAAGGACATAGTATTCCTGCACGGCTAAAAAGCAGCGAAACAAAATGCCGGAATAAATATGTGGCAGCCTTGCTTAAGCAATACAAAAAGCAATACGTCTCCTGCGACGCCAAATAAAATGACGCTAACAGGACAGCGCTTTTTTGTTAGAAAAGCAGTGCTTTACCAGAAATAGAAAAAGGGGTTGTGTCGTAAATAGAGCTAAATGGCAACAGATTCGAAACGATGGACTCTCTTCTAAATGAAGTGGTAAGCCAAAGGAATATGTGCAATAGGGATAGAGGATTCCGAAGAATCAGGGCGTAAACGACTAAGGCAAACGTAAAGGATATTTCGGTTTATTCAATGCATTAAGTGAAATAAATATTAAGGCTATTTATGCTGCTATAATCCCAGGGACACATTGTATTTTAACGATGTCATGGTCTGGTATAAAGGACGTTCTCTATGATGATAAATGAGCTTAGAAGCACACCTGTACTTCTAAGCTCATGCGTGTATTAATAAAGCTTATAAAAACTTGCTCTTTTTGCAGTAACAGCCTTACTTCGCCCGGTGAATAATAGCCACGCTCACCAGAATAATGACCATGCCCAGCAAGTGCCAGAGGTTGAAAGCTTCGCCGTCCAGCACCCCCATGTCAGGGCCATAATGGGTACCAGGTAGGTATTGGAAGCCGCAAACAAGGCCGTCGACTGCTGAATGAGCTTATTGAAGAGTACCATGGCCACCGCAGTGCTCATCGTGGCCAGCAGGGCAATGTAGCCGAAGGCCTGCCACGCCCCCGGCACGTGCTGCAGCTTGTACAAAAACTCGGTGCCCGCCAGCAGGTACACCAACGCCGGTCCGCCAATGTACAACAGCAGCAGACCCGTCACGGCCAGGGGCGGAATGCCCTGCAGGCGGTTCTTAATCACGTTGACGCTGACCCGTAGCCCATAGTAGCCAGCACGATATACAGACCATACCAGGCATTGCCCTCACCGCTGGGCGTGGCCTCGCCACCGCTGCCACCCAGCAGCATTAGTACCACCGTGCCCACCAAACCCAGCACGATGCCGGCCACCCGGAGGGGCGTGAGCTTTTGCCCGAAGAACAGGGCACCCACCAGCAGCGTGAACACGGCCGTCAGGGCGTTGAGTACTCCGGCCAGGCCCGAGGCCAGCTTGGTTTCGGCGTAGGCAAACAGAAACGCCGGAACCAGGGTGCCCACCACGCCGCTAAGTACTAGCCACTTCACGCGGCTGCGCTCCAGCTGGGGCAGATGCTTCACGGCGAAAGGCAGCAGAATCAGGGCCGCTACCGTCACGCGCGTGGCCCCAACTCCATGGCCGAAAACACCACCAGCCCTTTCTTCATCAGAATAAACGACGTGCCCCAGATAGTGGCCAGCGTGATGAGCAGCACCCAGGCCGAAGCCGGCGTGCGGTGGGGTGGGGC belongs to Hymenobacter cellulosilyticus and includes:
- a CDS encoding lipid A deacylase LpxR family protein; translation: MLISRWFVALLFLPLSAAAQTADSLSTDRLVFYTFANDAFFRTDYYFTQGMTLNLVLPVFSKSPVNKILLPGPAGSVHHYGVKLHYDGFTPLRIQDDTIRRGDRPYASYIYATLYHTATSSSAKRRLTSGLNLGFIGPAAGAKAFQTKVHELLDAPTPRGWDYQIRTDVVLGYEALLEQQLLSVGRVVEVIGRGRPRWARSIPLPGAVCWCA
- a CDS encoding DUF4011 domain-containing protein; translated protein: MEINPVTAPLSLLTRLQASRQELLDLGLRNPLLNFRPSPARGVMVTGEQSAAVYEGLVRRAKTMYFLASPEARPVAAKSLLGAEPGLEKEITEAALGPAEAEVAAPSLPPGPGKPSAKACSPTTSCRPPSR
- a CDS encoding DUF4011 domain-containing protein → MLNTYYTARTSLEEQGVNILYLALGQLTWYEADSSPEPRRAPLLLVPVLLERGTAAERFKLRHTGAEVEGNLSLQAKLRASFGLMLPLPEAEEEFRVADYFAAVAEAVAGLPRWQVQPDAIALGFFSFGKFLLYRDLDPAAWPTAAALLEHPAIAALLGPDTGFQDALPTLTDEAFLDNESTAHELHQVLDADSSQLLALLAVQEGRNLVIQGPPGTGKSQTIANLLAEAIGAGKKVLFVAEKMAALEVVQRRLENLGLGAACLELHSHKANKKALHDELRQTLSLGRPAPALADQVAQLPRYRAALNDYALAVNAPIGRSRRTFQQVVGELLRLNEERGPVELPRLAFTTLASWTDADAAHAEDQARRLQATLQKIGRPKSLLFWGSERLVLLPADQQALTHSLQAAQAAVAHLQTAAHALADHLCLPAPPDRAAAEALLPAARHAQLAPPLAGVAVADSAWTQRASQLQEMLRAGASHSALHQQHVATLLPEAWNQELLAERAALLSAGDKWWKFLSNDYRRAKKRLQSFWRGPLPDDAAALLPVVDAIHEARRLAQLVQEAGVWAAGLFGPAWQGLRSDWPQLRKVADYLGLTHQRVSQNQLPAALLSYLVQEPNPADITGPLAAVEASLAQHRATLQGVITALQLNEVRRFSSEGRLEFQPFAIQHAQLTGWMADVPALRLAVEWNNVAAATAEQLPELVVMAETWELAADHLAAAVRQTWLEFLQKQAYTQHPALRQFERASHEQTAARFREADEDSLYHNRVRAMQQHFSQLPNAQASGQMLLLRNEFAKKTRHLPLRQLMQQAGRAIQAIKPVFMMSPLSVASYLPRAPSNSTWWCSTKPRR
- a CDS encoding lipid A deacylase LpxR family protein, whose product is MRIGYLTPYFQNLGLASGPNRSGLSRWQLYATGLAEGRVVGYNATMQGGLFNRRSPYTLASADLKRVVAQGTASVVAAYGDVSFRTSAVWITPEFRGSRHHAWVQFGLGVAF
- a CDS encoding DUF3320 domain-containing protein, translating into MVFDEASQVKPVDALGAIARGRQLVVVGDSKQLPPTSFFDALTGAGEEADEENVTADIQSILELCKARQMPERMLRWHYRSQHQSLIAPSNYLFYDDKLVIFPSPGGQEQLGLMYHHLPETHYERGTTRTNPLEAAGVAEAVLRHTRTTPQLTLGVVAFSQAQRQAVADALEKLRRQHPETEDFFNRHAHEPFFVKNLENVQGDERDVILISIGYGRTREGYLSMSFGPLNGEGGERRLNVLITRARQRCEVFTNLTADDLDLTRTQARGVAALKSFLHFAQHGILNQNQETGRAPESPFEEAVHRALTARGYTVQPQVGSQGFYIDLAVVDPAQPGRYVLGIECDGAMYHSARSARDRDRLRQQVLENVGWKLHRIWSTDWFRDPLRETERTVQAIEAARRLAVPDEAEESEMLGSEAAEGIAREEVPGGPAPLAEPYQVAQLPAAARQLEVHQHPMARLAGWAAQVVAIESPVHLDEVTRRITLATGATQVGARIRKSVAAAVRLAVNLRHIRQEGDFLWAPAMTAATVPVRNRSGLPTVSRKPGFVAPRSWPGPFRPSCSTALPWNGRP
- a CDS encoding trypsin-like serine protease, producing MKTLRLLFLMLVGLMLAPVAWAQDQKPDIVGGAPTTIDQVPWQVLMTINGLDGCGGSIIGSRWILTAAHCVANKSPNDLRIYAGLTFRNQKGSGQMYTIEQILVHPNYNAGTHDNDVALLLLSSPISTSANAQIISYATSSTVSAGLTNPGVNATVSGWGRLSSGGSQPDQLYSVNLPIASNATANSQYNPSGFTITNGMLAAGLPQGGVDACQGDSGGPLIVRNSSGTPILAGVVSWGFGCADPRYLGIYARVSEYAPWIANTLANPPSWTPCGSNVICDNQCVAYGAVPARIKGRVLADENSAEFQAYAAAVGSGKFAEGSEKEWAQWQYSYDNVNFYNIDGNATGKDFQPWDCYATTYYRRVSTHRIYNTFSSPRQYWYTSNVVTITPSSPPPTPTQSTYYVCGGGTFNISFTPGAAATSSNWSLPNLGWTVNGGQGVIYQSSYNVGSTTTVTISVPANVTPGAYEIHTSSNGPCGSSGYRSITVVVGQAANSTVTGNQTVFFNSSQRYTVSGNNSNYNWTVPYGWSITGGQGSSSITVRTPDYETYDPVEVTFNDACGNPSSAMLYVDNLPRTPCRYCEPIRAAGDDKQGIYPNPAVDEVTIASEGQEAEATFYDARGKARKVVQLHADASLNKVSVRDLPDGLYHVRVVGNGMKTVDRQLVIQH
- a CDS encoding DMT family transporter, with amino-acid sequence MKHLPQLERSRVKWLVLSGVVGTLVPAFLFAYAETKLASGLAGVLNALTAVFTLLVGALFFGQKLTPLRVAGIVLGLVGTVVLMLLGGSGGEATPSGEGNAWYGLYIVLATMGYGSAST
- a CDS encoding EamA family transporter, with translation MIKNRLQGIPPLAVTGLLLLYIGGPALVYLLAGTEFLYKLQHVPGAWQAFGYIALLATMSTAVAMVLFNKLIQQSTALFAASNTYLVPIMALTWGCWTAKLSTSGTCWAWSLFW
- a CDS encoding amino acid permease C-terminal domain-containing protein, encoding MGRIVTGAEGMEGFRHYIPMLVFFGFCIYLTIASVRRRLSLLPTLGLLTNLYLMTQLGINNWLLFFGWLIIGLALYFNYGYKHSKLNAGATANNRPSPIR